One Argiope bruennichi chromosome 5, qqArgBrue1.1, whole genome shotgun sequence DNA segment encodes these proteins:
- the LOC129968492 gene encoding calcium and integrin-binding protein 1-like, producing the protein MGNSKSQLTKSELQYYKELTYLTEREIQYAFKRFKNLHPRILNKNKLARIPVEIIKRMPEFQNNPFTDRICEIFSSENDGLWSFEDFLDMVSVFSPATPPEKKAEYAFCIYDFDGDGFLSKEDLTKLITALTAGEILTEEDIQVVVDKTMEEADIDKDGMLSPGEFKHVLLKCPDFARSFAIRI; encoded by the exons ATGGGCAATAGTAAGAGTCAGCTAACGAAATCTGAATTACAATATTACAAA gaattgaCTTATTTAACAGAAAGAGAAATACAATA tgcTTTCAAGAGATTTAAAAACTTGCATCCtcgaattctaaataaaaataagcttgcAAGAATTCcagttgaaattattaaaagaatgccaGAATTTCAG aataatccGTTTACTGACCgcatatgtgaaatattttcttctgaaaacgATGGGTTGTGGTCTTTTGAAGACTTCTTAGACATGGTTTCAGTTTTTAGTCCTGCAACACCTCCCGAGAAGAAAGCAGAATACGCCTTTTGTATTTATG ATTTCGATGGAGACGGTTTCTTATCAAAAGAGGATCTGACGAAACTGATCACAGCTCTGACTGCTGGTGAGATACTTACGGAGGAAGACATACAGGTCGTTGTTGATAAAACTATGGAAGAAGCAGATATTGATAAGGACGGAATGTTATCACCCGGAGAATTTAAGCATGTTTTGTTGAAGTGTCCAGACTTTGCAAG GAGTTTTGCCATACGGATATGA